From Polyangium spumosum, a single genomic window includes:
- a CDS encoding HTTM domain-containing protein, which produces MTATEKNGRESLLARFFRPVDIASLAAFRILFGALLLVSVVRFWANGWIRDFYITPSLHFHYFGFSWVSPWPSWGMYAHFVVLGLASALVMVGLFYRAAAVVVFVAFTYVELLEKATYLNHYYLISILSFLMIFLPLHRAASIDAWRNPALASQTAPAWAPFLLRFQIGVVYVFAGIAKLGPDWLLRGEPLGIWLSAHTDIPLVGPLLAERWVARAASLAGAAFDLTVVFFLLHGRTRRFAYAAVLGFHFVTGMLFPIGVFPWIMSASALIFFPPRWPRDLLARLSRRFAAPNVEAVVSSLSPRPIGRWQRIGMALLAAHVIVQIALPLRHFLYPGNTAWTEEGFRFAWRVMLVEKLGFVELRVHDHETGRTIRVEPSRWLTPLQAKMMAQSPDMILELAHHVAAEHARRGKHVAVYADAWVTMNGRPSRRIIDPSVDLTTVQDSLRPKPWILPLDDGSAPDTTASASY; this is translated from the coding sequence ATGACGGCGACTGAGAAAAACGGCCGGGAGAGCCTCCTCGCGAGGTTCTTCCGGCCCGTCGACATCGCCTCGCTCGCCGCGTTCCGGATCCTCTTCGGCGCGCTCTTGCTGGTGAGCGTCGTCCGGTTCTGGGCGAACGGCTGGATCCGCGATTTTTACATCACGCCCTCGCTCCACTTCCATTACTTCGGCTTCTCGTGGGTCTCGCCCTGGCCGTCGTGGGGCATGTACGCCCATTTCGTGGTCCTCGGCCTCGCGAGCGCCCTCGTGATGGTCGGCCTCTTTTACCGGGCCGCGGCGGTGGTCGTCTTCGTCGCCTTCACGTACGTCGAGCTGCTCGAGAAGGCGACGTACCTCAATCATTATTACCTCATCAGCATCCTCTCGTTCTTGATGATCTTCTTGCCGCTCCACCGGGCGGCGTCGATCGACGCATGGAGAAACCCGGCGCTCGCGAGCCAGACGGCGCCGGCCTGGGCGCCTTTTCTTTTGCGTTTCCAGATCGGGGTCGTGTACGTGTTCGCGGGGATCGCGAAGCTCGGGCCGGATTGGCTCCTGCGCGGCGAGCCGCTCGGGATCTGGCTCTCGGCGCACACGGACATCCCGCTCGTCGGGCCGCTGCTCGCCGAACGCTGGGTCGCGCGCGCGGCGAGTCTTGCCGGCGCGGCGTTCGACCTCACCGTGGTGTTTTTCCTGCTGCACGGTCGCACGCGGCGCTTCGCGTATGCCGCGGTGCTCGGCTTTCATTTCGTCACGGGGATGCTCTTCCCGATCGGCGTGTTCCCCTGGATCATGTCCGCGTCCGCGTTGATCTTCTTCCCGCCGCGCTGGCCGCGTGATCTACTGGCGCGGCTCTCGCGCCGGTTCGCCGCGCCGAACGTCGAGGCCGTCGTCTCCTCATTGTCGCCGCGGCCGATCGGGCGATGGCAGCGGATCGGGATGGCCTTGCTCGCGGCGCACGTGATCGTGCAGATTGCGCTCCCCCTCAGGCATTTCTTGTACCCGGGGAACACGGCCTGGACCGAGGAGGGGTTTCGGTTCGCCTGGAGGGTCATGCTCGTGGAAAAGCTCGGCTTCGTCGAGCTCCGCGTGCACGATCACGAGACGGGCCGCACGATCCGCGTCGAGCCTTCTCGATGGCTCACGCCGCTCCAGGCGAAGATGATGGCCCAGAGCCCGGACATGATCCTCGAGCTCGCGCACCACGTCGCCGCCGAGCACGCCCGGCGGGGCAAACACGTGGCCGTGTACGCGGATGCGTGGGTCACCATGAATGGTCGCCCGAGCCGGCGGATCATCGATCCCTCGGTCGATCTCACCACGGTCCAGGATTCCCTGCGGCCCAAGCCCTGGATCCTGCCCCTCGACGACGGATCCGCGCCGGATACGACCGCCTCCGCGTCGTATTGA
- a CDS encoding imelysin family protein produces MALSLAASSCETPTADDTAQRAVMRDLAYEVMLPIYEELEQEALPLPASVGAFCDAPTEETLSAAQAAWRAARVPWKHAEAFRFGPVEDLRLGTALDFWPARVDSIEAAIAAAPETVPVAHITSLGVSTKGLPALEYLLFDPAGGNAAVLASLGSADAVGKKRCSYARALAEAIAANATAAEDAWSLEGGAFVDQVAKAGTGSVVFPTGQDGIARVVNLLIATMQAVNENRVSEPLGVVSGAGPDPSLVESRFSDDSIDDLLNILRGVEDVYLGRHGERGGRGITELVAARSPAIDAAVRKAFSDAMAASAAIPPPLREAISKDPAAVTKAHDALRVLRRLLSTDVASVLGVSVTLSDNDGD; encoded by the coding sequence ATGGCGCTCTCCCTCGCGGCGTCCTCGTGCGAGACGCCCACCGCCGACGATACGGCCCAGCGCGCGGTGATGCGCGACCTCGCCTACGAGGTGATGCTGCCCATTTACGAGGAGCTCGAACAGGAGGCGCTCCCGCTGCCTGCCTCGGTCGGGGCGTTTTGTGACGCGCCGACGGAGGAGACGCTCTCCGCCGCGCAGGCCGCCTGGCGCGCGGCGCGTGTGCCCTGGAAACACGCCGAGGCATTCCGGTTCGGGCCCGTCGAGGACCTCCGCCTCGGCACGGCCCTCGATTTCTGGCCGGCGCGCGTCGACTCGATCGAGGCCGCGATCGCCGCCGCGCCCGAGACCGTCCCCGTCGCGCACATCACCTCGCTCGGCGTGAGCACGAAGGGCCTGCCTGCGCTCGAATACCTGCTCTTCGATCCGGCGGGCGGCAATGCCGCGGTCCTCGCGTCCCTCGGGAGCGCGGATGCCGTGGGGAAGAAGCGCTGCAGTTATGCGCGCGCCCTCGCCGAGGCGATCGCCGCGAATGCGACCGCCGCCGAGGACGCGTGGAGCCTCGAAGGAGGCGCGTTCGTGGATCAGGTCGCGAAGGCGGGCACGGGCAGCGTGGTCTTCCCGACGGGGCAGGATGGTATCGCGCGGGTCGTCAACCTGCTCATCGCGACGATGCAGGCGGTGAACGAGAACCGCGTCTCCGAGCCGCTCGGCGTGGTGAGCGGCGCGGGGCCGGATCCGAGCCTCGTCGAGTCGCGCTTCAGCGACGACTCCATCGACGATCTGCTGAACATCCTCCGCGGCGTGGAGGACGTTTACCTCGGCCGCCACGGCGAACGCGGCGGGCGTGGCATCACCGAGCTCGTCGCCGCGCGTAGCCCCGCGATCGACGCCGCCGTCCGGAAGGCGTTTTCCGATGCAATGGCCGCGTCCGCGGCGATCCCGCCGCCCCTCCGCGAGGCGATCAGCAAGGATCCCGCGGCCGTCACGAAGGCGCACGACGCGCTCCGTGTCTTGCGCCGGCTGCTCTCCACCGACGTGGCGAGTGTCCTCGGCGTCAGCGTCACCTTGAGCGACAATGACGGCGACTGA
- a CDS encoding M28 family peptidase, translated as MPRLPLALALVLASCAAPAAPIATPPAPPAPSAAATTPPPAAPPPVVPACSLAADLPPLHAPRLDLRAPAPSRENLRAWVDLLADPALHGRAAGSPETRRVADLLARALLSFGFSPPEGHDPCVPFERDGVRDQNVIVHLRGKKSPGGPVVLVGAHYDAQGERGGEVYPGADDNASGVAALLEIARVHASRGSELDLVVVAFGAEERGVLGAEAFVAAPTVPLARLALMVNLDMVGRPLLDGSPLRLVVPGADEALGFIVGARDGARTRALLDRAAAREDTSLYGIPEAALTRLGYASDSVPFGPHAPTIFLSDGALADYHKPTDTPDRVDLDQISRAARLTLSILDEVRNERRE; from the coding sequence ATGCCGCGCCTCCCGCTCGCCCTCGCGCTCGTCCTCGCCTCGTGTGCCGCGCCCGCGGCGCCCATTGCGACGCCTCCCGCGCCTCCTGCTCCCTCTGCGGCTGCCACGACACCTCCGCCCGCCGCGCCTCCGCCCGTCGTGCCCGCATGCTCCCTCGCGGCCGATCTCCCGCCGCTCCACGCGCCGCGCCTCGACCTCCGCGCGCCCGCGCCTTCCCGGGAGAACCTCCGCGCGTGGGTCGACCTCCTCGCCGATCCCGCCCTGCACGGCCGCGCCGCCGGCTCCCCCGAGACTCGCCGCGTCGCCGATCTGCTCGCGCGCGCCCTCCTCTCCTTCGGTTTTTCGCCGCCCGAGGGCCACGACCCTTGTGTCCCCTTCGAGCGCGACGGCGTCCGGGATCAGAACGTCATCGTCCATCTCCGCGGGAAAAAAAGCCCAGGCGGCCCCGTCGTCCTCGTCGGCGCCCATTACGATGCGCAGGGCGAGCGAGGCGGCGAGGTCTATCCCGGCGCCGACGACAATGCCTCCGGCGTCGCCGCCTTGCTCGAAATCGCGCGCGTCCACGCGTCACGTGGCAGCGAGCTCGACCTCGTCGTCGTCGCGTTTGGCGCGGAGGAGCGCGGCGTCCTCGGGGCGGAGGCCTTCGTCGCGGCGCCCACGGTGCCGCTCGCGCGCCTCGCGCTCATGGTGAACCTCGACATGGTGGGGCGGCCCTTGCTCGACGGATCGCCGCTCCGGCTCGTCGTCCCCGGCGCGGACGAGGCGCTCGGGTTCATCGTCGGCGCGCGGGACGGCGCGCGGACCCGCGCCCTGCTGGATCGCGCCGCCGCGCGTGAAGACACGTCGCTTTATGGGATCCCGGAGGCCGCGTTGACCCGCCTCGGATACGCCTCCGACAGCGTCCCGTTCGGCCCCCACGCGCCCACGATTTTCCTCTCGGACGGCGCCCTCGCCGATTACCACAAACCCACGGACACGCCCGACCGGGTCGACCTCGACCAGATCAGCAGGGCCGCGCGCCTCACGCTCTCGATCCTCGACGAGGTGCGGAACGAGCGGCGCGAATGA